ATGCCTGTTCACGTGCCTTGAACTTTGAATTTAACAGCAATTGCAAAGCGATCAATAGTTCTGCGCAATTGCCGTGAGCGCTTCTTACACTTGTGGGGCGAATGCACCACTACGACCGTAACAACGTGGCGGCGCAACCCGCACGACCGGCAAAGTCACGGCAAACTTCCCCAATAATGTGCGAACAAGACTGAAGGTCGAAGTTGAAAAGTCGAACTTTTGTAGACAGGTTGCCAACGGATCGAGATCACACCGCGCTGTTGCGAGACGGAATGCATCAGTAACATCTGCGGCGCAATACGCCGCTGCGTCCTCGACGCACACGTTTGCTTAATTCAGCCAACGAAATCGGCTGCTGCTAGCGCGCGGAAGATTTCGCCGTGCTCATTTCGACGGTGATTCCGTCGGATAGCAGCGATTGCTGGATGCGCTCGAAGATCTCGCCGCGATGCACGGTGACGGCGTCGGGGGCGTCGATGCCGATGCGGACTCGATGTCGAGAGAGCTGAACCACGGTAATCGTTACCGTTTCGCCAATCCGGATGGCTTGCCCGGTTTTTCTGGTCAGCACGAGCATGGTCTCCTCCCTACGGAAAAAATGACAGGGACCACCGGCGAGTCATGCGCCGTGCTGGCACTCTATCGAAGCCGCGTGAGCGGATGGTGAGCGCCGGACCAGGATTGCGTGAAAGAAAGCTGCTTCAGGGGGCGTCATGCGCGGCGAGCCGGATTTTGTACCTCCCGGGGCCGAGTGTTACGGGCAGGTTCTTCCACGCGTTTCCAGGAAAACCGCTCGAACCGTAGCCCTTTGCAGTCCGGCTTGCCGTATCAACGACGGCCGTTCACCCACCCTGCGGTCGGCCCGAAATAGTTGCCAGCCGATGGGCGTGCGGGTAGCCTACGGGGAAGCCGATTGTCGGAGCCCCGGCCGTTTGCGAGCGGGAAACGCCCGAGGGTTCTTGAATCCGGCTTGCTCCTGCCGGCACGTATCGGTGCCGCACACGCCTGGGTCCTGCCGTCCGCCCCACCAGAAAATACGAAAGGCCTCGCCATGTCGAGTTCGACTCGCCGTACGTTTTTGAAGCAGTCGCTGGTTGCCGCCGGAGGCATGTCCACCTTCGCCATGGCCGGCAGACGGTCGGCAGCGCGCGACCTGGGGCCGAACGACACCATCCGCATCGCGATCGCCGGGCTGAACGGCCGTGGCCGCGAGCACGTTAAGCAGTTTTCGAACATGAAGGGGGTCGAGATCGTGTACCTGGTCGATCCGGACGAACGTGCTTTCGGCACGCGGATCCCCGGCTCGCCGATCCCGGTCGACACGATCAAGGAAAAGACCGGCGTCACGCCGAAGCTGGTCAAAGACATTCGCGAGGTGCTCGACGATCCGAATGTCGATGCCATCACGATCGCAGCGCCCAACCATTGGCATTCGCTGATGACGATTTGGGGCTGCCAAGCCGGCAAGGATGTGTACGTCGAAAAACCGGTCAGCCACAACATTCATGAAGGGCGGATCGCGGTCGAAACAGCGCGCAAGCACAATCGCATCGTGCAACACGGCACGCAAAGCCGTTCGAGCAACGGTTGGGCCGGCGCCGTGGACTTCATTAAGAGCGGCGCCGCGGGCAAGCTCTTGGTATCGCGCGGCCTGTGCTACAAGGGACGCGGCAGCATCAAGACTCAGCAGCCGTCGGATCCGCCGCCGCAATTGGACTTCAACCTATGGCTCGGCCCCGCGCCCCAACAGGCGTATCACAAGAACCTGGTGCCGTACAACTGGCACTGGTTCTGGGACACCGGCAACGGCGACATCGGCAACCAGGGCGTTCATCAGATGGATATCGCCCGCTGGGGTATTCCCGGTGCCACGCTGCCGAAGAGCGTCGTCAGCCTGGGCGGTCGCTTCGGTTACGAAGATCAAGGACAGACGCCGAATTCGCAGATCTCGGTCATGGACTTCGGCGATACGCAGTTGATCTTCGAGGTGCGCGGCCTGCGTACGCCCGACTTCCACGGCGAGAAGGTCGGCAACTTCTTCCATTGCGAAGGGGGCCTGGTGACCGAAGGGAAGTTCTATCCCAAGGACAGCACCGAAGCACAGCCGATCGCTAGCGCGCCGCGCGGCCCCGGCGGCGGCCACTTCCAGAACTTCATCGAGGCGGTGCGCAGCCGGCAACAGTCCGACCTGAACGCCGACATCCTGGAAGGGCATTACTCCAGCGCCCTGTGCCATTTGGCGAACATGTCGTATCGGTTGGGCGAAGAGACTCCCTTCGTGCCGCAGACCAAATCGTTCGGCGACAATGCCGAGGCGTACGAGACCTTGGCGCGGATGGAAGAGTACCTCGGCAAGACCAACTCGATCCCGCTCGAAGGGCTCAAGTATCGGCTAGGCCGCAAGCTCACCGTGGACGGGCCGAACGAGACGATCACCGGAGACGAGGACGCCGTAGCACTGCTGACACGCAACTACCGAGCACCGTTTACCGTGCCCGACAAGGTCGCCTAAGCGGCCAGAGCGTGTCATCCATTCTCACCAAAAAACCTCTGTGACTTCTGTGTGCTCGGTGGCTGAATCCCTTAGTTCTGGAATTTGCCACCGAGGGCACAGAGATCGCCGAGGTTCTTCAATCTGCGTCCATCCGCGCAATCTGCGGATCGATCATGTATTCGTTTCGACGAATGCAGGACGCAAAGAATCCATCCGCAGATGACACAGATTTCGCAGATTGGTGGACGCGCGCTGGTAGCCGCACATTGTATTTCAAGAATCTCTGTGGCCTCGGTGCACTCGGTGGCTAATTGCCTTAACCGGGCGCGGGCGGTTTCAAGCCGCGGCGGATGTCCTCGGCTTCGATCTCGGGCCGTTCGAGCATTTCGCCTGGCGGGCCGTCCAGGGCACGGGCCACGTCGTCGTCGGTCAAACGATAGACGAGGATCGAGTAGCCGATTTCGTCGTCCGGTTCGCGTTGGCGCAAGAAACTGGCCAACCGACTGAATCTCAGCATTTCGTACGCCCAGAAAACTTTGGCCCAGGTACTCTCGGGCGCTTCGCGCATTAGTTCGGCGAGCCCTGCCTGGGTGCCGGAGCGTGCTTGGAAGCTCTCGACTCGTTCGCGCAGTTGCTCGTACTGTTGCTGGTACGATTGATTCCACAGGCCCGAGTACGGGATCGCCACACACTGGAGCATCGTGGCGCTGATCAGATACGTGCCGCCGGTCAGCGGCCGCGGCACGGCAGGCTGCCAACGATCAGGATGTGACGGCAGCCGCACGGCCTCGATGCCATACAGCTCAGGCGGAGTGGGGCCGAAGTACGACAGGTAAACCCGCTCGCGATTGGTCGCGTCCTGCGGATGCGCGTCGAGCCAAGATTTCAGCCCTTTGAGATCCTGCCCCCAATCGAGCGAGCTATCGACCAGATGGCGGTATGCATTCCCAGGTCCACCGACTGCCAGATTGAAGTAGGCCAGATAGTTCGGCCAGGTCCAGATCGCTTCGAACGCGGTAAATGCGAGCGCCGCGGCGACAACGGCGCTCATCACAGGAGTCGATCGCGGGTTGGCGCGCTGGGGGGCGGGCGTTATCCACGTAACGGCAGCGCCGGCCAGAATAAAAAGCGGCGGATACACGGGCAGCAAATGCCGGTGCCCGATATTCAGATGACTGGCGAGCGCAACGCCCCAATACACGGCGAGCAGCACCAACAACGGCGCGATCTCGTAGAGCAGCGCCAGGCGATTATCATTTGCTGAATCGGGGGCGCTTCCCGAATGACCACTGCGCAATTTGATCCCTATCGCACCTGCGGCGGACACCAGAAGCACAAACAGCCCCAGCGGCGTCTTCGTGGCAAAACAATACGGAAAGAAGGCGAGCCAGCCGCCGCGGCGCACCTCCCCGTTCAGGAACGCATTGCGATCGGACGCCAGGTGCAAGGTATGGCTGAAGCCGAACAAGTACGCCTCGGGCAGCAGACGATGCTCGCGCGCAAAACCAATGCCCGCGTCGGTCCTTGCCGAGCCGGTGGCAACGTCCTGCCAGGGGACTTGCTCGTCCGGCTGCGCGATCGCCGGATTGAGAAGTGAATAGCGGAAGCCGAAGGCCGTCCAAATCGAAAAGGCGACCATTAGCACAAGCACCGCGACGACCGCGCTATAGAGGGCCAGGAGCCGGCCCTTCCCAGATACCTCCCAGGTGCGACCAAGCTGCACAAGCGAAGGGGCGCGATGGCAAAGTCGCACAACCAAAAGCGCCGCGCCCATCGGTACGATCGTCGGCGCCGAGAATTTCGACAAGAACAAACCCGACAGTGCCAGCCAGGCCGCGACCAGCGTGCCGGCCGACACGCGTTTCAGCAGTAACCACCACGCCCCGACCGCGGCGGTGAAAAACAATGCCGTGGCCATGTCCGAGGTGATCAAGAAGCCGTGGGCGAGCATCGTCGGCGAAAAGACGAACAGCGCCAGGCTAAACAAACCGGCCCCAGGGCCGAACAAGGCTCGCGACCAGGCATAGACGATCAATGCCAGCCCCACGGCCAAGAGCGCCGTCATCACGCGCCCCTGTACCAGCAGGCGATCGACGTCATTGCCCGAGCGAAAGAACAACAGCTCGGCGAAATCCCATTCGTGCAGCGTGCGCCACGACGGGTCTTCGAGCGATGGGAACCGAGAGCCCCCTAGCCAGGCGGGCAGGGCGCACCATCGTTGCGGCAGATGCCCACTCTCGGGCAGGATCCGGTAATCATGCGTGGTCCAATCGCTGATGCCGCCGGTGAGATGAATCGGTTCGTCGTACGCAGGCGACTTCTGCCCGATGGCGCTCAGTCCCAAGATTAGGAACAAAGCCAACAGCGCACCGACCGCTAAAGCCGTCGGCAGCGAAAAGCGTGCGGGCACGGGCGAGGCGGGATTGCGTTTCGATGTTGCCCGCGAATTCACGCCCAACCTCGCTGGCGATTTCCCGTGACGCGTCTTACACCAGACGCACGGCCCTGCTCGTAAAAACAATCGTCGCCTGCCCATCGCGGCGGCACAAGATGCGAGCGCCGTGGGATTCCGATCCGGTTGCCACGATCGCGGGTTACCCGATCGCTTCTCAGGAACAGTCGCGCCGGCCTAGCGACGTGCGAACTCGGCATCAGACCGCGAGGGCATGATCGTTGACTGCCGGGCCATCGCCTGTGGAACGGACTTGATCGAGCGCGATTCCGAGACGCCTCCGCCGCGCAGGCGGGAGTAGAGGTCGAGATGCTGCCGGGCGATGTGTCGCCAGTCGAATTCTTGCACGATCTGCGCGGCGTTACGGCCGTAACCGTGCGTGACCGATTCATCGGATAGTAATTCCGCGAGCGCGGCGGCGAGTGCCGTTGGGGATTCCGGCGGCACGAGCAAACCCGTCTGATCCGGCGTGACCAGGTCCGCCAGGCCAGGGATCATCGTGCCGACGACTGGCTTGCCGGCGGCGAAGCTTTCGAGCACGACCAGCGGAAACGCCTCCCAGGTGCGCGACGGAATCACGGTAAAGCGGCAGTTCTGCAACAACCAGACCTTGGCGGCGCCACTGACAGCGCCGACGAAATGGACGCGTCCCGCGAGGCCTAGCTGCGCACATTGCGCGGCAAGCGCCGTGCGTTCGTCGCCATCGCCGGCGATCACTAGCGGCGTGGACAAGTGTGGCGGCAGTTGCGCCAGGGCATCGACCAGCACGTCAACCCCTTTGCGACGATTCAATCGCCCGAGGAACAGGATGTACTCGCCGGCCGGAATCGCTGACGACAACTGTTCGGGCCGGGCTAGCGTCTGGGCAAACGGCGCGAGATCGACGCCATTCGGGATGGCTTCGATCGTAGTCGCGGTCGGACAAAGCCGCTGGTACCCCGCGGTCGTAAATTTGCTGATCGAGATCAGGGCATCGGCCGCGGCCAGGCTGCGCTCATACCGAGCAGGGATGCCGGGCTTGGCCAGGCGTCGCCCGGCGGCATGCACGTCACCGCCGTGGCTGGTAATCACCAGCGGCACGCCGAACTCGTCCCGGCACAGCGACGCCAGGTAGGCGCACGGATAAATCGAGTGGCAGTGCAACACATCGAACGCATGGCGACGAAACGCGCGTCGCAGAAAGGTCGCATACCATTCGACAAAGTAGCGCGTCGAAACAAAACGCGGATGCCGCAGCACCGGGTAGGGCAACTGCGCATCGTGCGCGGCGACGCGGCGGCGTTTGGGCGGCGGCGCCAGCACCAGTGGTTCGTGTCCCAGCGCAAGGAACTGCCGCGCCAGGGCGTCAATCACCAGCTCCTGGCCACCCAGCTTCGGCAGGGCCGTTTCGGTGTAAAAGCAGATCCGCATCCAGAAAGACTCCGCGCGAAATCGTCAGGTCCGTGCGGCGTCGATCATCCGGCACGGCCATGCTCCCGAACGGCGCGCAGCGGTCGCTGCGACCGTCAGGGCCGCCAGATGATAGCCGGGCCTGGTATTTTGCGGAATGGCAAACAGCTTGCGCGGGCTGCGACAGCTGATAGCTCAGACCTCGCCGAAAATACGGTGCGCTAGATACACGCACTCGAGCGTCCGATCGGCGCTGATGGCGTTAGACAGCCGCCGCCGAGAGCCGGTAACCAGCTCCGGATCTTCGTCAATCAGTTCTGCGATGTCGGAAGGCGCAATGGCCTCTTCGCAGCAGAAACTCAGAAGCGCGTGGCGAAACTTTTGGTATTTATACCAGGGGCTTTCGTAGACGAAGTTCCGAGCCACCATCGCCAGGCCGGAACGCGATGTATCCAGCTCGGGCAAATCGCAATGACATCCGACCTGATAGAGGGTGTTGCTGACGCGGGCGGCCAGAAGAGGCGACGCCGTGGCCAGTGCGTCGAGGACTTTGAGCGCGCTATTGGGAGATTCGACGATCCGCGCAGCGAGTTGACGCGCATCCTGCTCCAGCTCGGCCGCCGGGAAAAGTACGGATGCCTGAACAAAGTCGAGGATGTGCGGCGCGATACTGGACGTCCAGGGGGAACTTTTAATGCGATAAAGTCCGCGCCATGTACGGGCATCGCGCAGCAATCTTTCGCTTTCGTCAAAGGTCGTTTCGAGCCGCGAGTGCAAATGGTGGGCGCCGTTGAGTTGACGACTCAGCGTCTGGACAAAGTCGGCATGCGGCTCGCGTTTGTCCCATGCGGCATGCTCGATCGCACGAAAGAGTAAGTTGGCCCAGATCAACTCGTCGACGGCCAGGATGCGCGCGGCCGAGGACTCGATGTCGCGCGTCATGGTCTCCACGCATAAGGATGGGCGGGTTGTCTGACCGTGGCCCAGACGCTGGCAAGCACGCCAACGGCAATCGAGTAGGTCCGCGATGTCGCGCGGGTCGGAGAGCGCGAGCACAAGTTGCTCGACAGGCTCCAGCAGGGCCTCCTGCGGCGAGGCCTGCAGGCGTTGACGAAATATCGCCCCCAATCGCGACGACAGCCCGTGAACGCGCAATCCCTGTGTTAACCAATCGAGCGCGGTGCGAGCCGGCGAGGCCTGCGGATAGGTGAACGCCAGCCAGTACAGACGCAGATACGCCTCTTCGGGTTGATCCCCGGCCAGGACACGTCTCGAGATGTCCGCGTACGCGCTATCGACATTGCCGGCCAGGGCTTCCTTCCAGGCGCTCTCGAAGGGATCGGCTGGGATAATCCTCTCTGACGTTGGCGCTACTGGTCCGGGATCAGTCGGGGCCGAATCGTTATTCGGCGTAGACGTAACGGTAATCTGTGCGGTTGGCGGGACGTCGAACGAAATCGAAACGTGACCTTGGTCAATGATCCAATTCTGCCCAGTGGCGAGCCTTTGAAGTGCTTCGTAGGCGTCGCGCAGGCGTCGGAATTCCTTGGGATAGTGCTCCGGCTTGTAAATCTTGATGAGCCGTACGTAAGCTCGCTTCACCTCGCGCGCGTCGGCGCCCGGCTTGACCCCCAACAATTGACGGGGATCACGCGGCCATTCACGCATGTCTTCCGGTAACGGCTTCACGCTGCGTTATTCCTGTTTGCCATTGCGATCGGGAACCAAGATGTGCAACCGATTGGCGTCCTTCAAATTGCGCTCGCGGCGATGGCGACGTTCGAACGCCGATTGGCGGCGGCGCTCGAAGTCGCTCAGCGATTCATTCGGATTCGGCAGCGGCTGAGGAGCAAGCCCCTGCTGTTTGCGCTCTTGCGACCCCTCATATAGACGCTGAATTATTTCTTTCGCCACTTCGACCTTATCCCGATTGACGGCGCTTGGCACGGTGTACATCGGCACGGGATTTATGGGAGGAGGGCTAGGTTTGCGCGATTCGACAAACCACCCCAAGGGCAACGCAAGCAGCATGAATGCGCCGAACAGCAAGGGAAACGTGCTGCGGCGTAGCTTGGCGACAGCCGCTCCCCCTCGGCGATTGCGGCGTGCCTCGGCGATTCTCTGCCGACGAAGCCGCCTGCGCGATGGCCGCGTAGCAAGGTAGTTGACGTAACGCGGATCGCACGCTGCGATATCCGAATAGTCGTCCCGCAGCTGCACCGCCGCGGTGCGCCACCGCACGACTTCGCCCGAGAGAGTCGCCAGGTTTGCTTGTCGGCGGATGGCGCGCTCGGCCGGTGGCAAGGTCCCGGCGGCCAACAGTTCGTCGGCCAACGCCCGTGCATCACTTTGCGCATCGGGGAACTGGTCGATCGGCGTGGCCAGCGACGACGCCACGCGATCGACGCGGGCCAGCAACGTCGGAATCCCTGCACACTTTCTGGTCAGTACCAGGCGGCGTTCGCGCCGCTCTGCTGGCGAAAGCCCGCGCGACTCCTGGGCGAACTTTTCGAGTTCTGCTTGCAAGGCCGACGTTAGGAAACGCTGCGCGGCGCGTGGCAATGCCGCGAAGTCCTGTACGGACGCGTCGTCGGCAGTCAGCAGTGCGAGGGCATAGCGCGATTCCGCCGTCGGCAGGAATTCTGCGGCATCCAGCCGATTCAAGAACGCCCGGCGCGCTTCGTCCGGCGTGTGCCCCTCAGGCAGGGACAACTCACCGCGTGCCCAGCGTCGCAACAGATCGACGGTCTCGACAGATAGCTCAGGCATCCGCATCCTCCGCGGCGTCTTCCTGACCTCCGTCGTGAACGTCCAGGAATTCGACGAGCGCTACGCGAAAACGCTCGATCGCCTGCGCATCCTTGACATCTAACGCACCCTCGAACCCATCCAACAGTCCGGTGAGAAACTCGCGCTCGGCGAGAGGCAATTCGCGATACACACGCTCGGCACGCTGCAGCAAAAAGCGATTTGTGGCTTCTTCGCGCGGGCTTGTCTTGAGCTTGGCCATGTCCCGGGCCGCGGCCTCGATCTGGGCCGCGGAGAGACCTTTGGCGTGTTTAGTGATCAAGCGACGCATTCTTTGTTTGGTCGAGACGACCGTTGCTTCGACTTCGAGCACTCCGTTCAGGTCATACGTGAAGCGGACATCGACATATTCCGAACCGGCCGGGCCACGCGGAATTTCCGAGACCATGAATTCACCCAGCAGCAGGTTTCCCGCCACGCGTCGGCTTTCGCCTTGATAGACTTTGACTTTGAGCTGCGTCTGATTGGCGTCGAGCGTGCTGAACCGCTTCACTTCGCTGACGGGAATCGTGGTGTTGCGATCGATAATGGGGGCAAAATAGCCGTCGCGCCGCTCGCGGCCGAATTGTTTGCTGGTTTCGATTCCCAACGAAAAGGGGCAGACGTCCGTGACGACCAGGTCCGCGACACCGCGGTGCTGCGCGATCAGACCGGCCTGCACGGCGGCGCCTAGCGCGACGACTTCGTCGGGGTTGAGCTTCTGCCGCGGCTCTTTGTTGAACATGCGGCGTACCAATTCGACCACGGCCGGCATCCGCGTAGCGCCCCCCACGAGAATGACCTGATCGATATCGTTGCGCCCGAGCTTCGCATCCCCCAGAGCGCGACGGATCGGCAATTCGACGCGGGCCAGCAGCGATTGTGTCCACTGCTCGAAGTCTGGACGGCGTAGGGTCACTTGCGGCGCGTCGGGACCAAATTCTCCGTCCCGAGTGCAAATCCGCACCTCGGCGGTTTCGTCGCGCGACATCCGGCGTTTGGCAATCTCGCACTGTTGAATGATGCGCGATACCAGACGCGGTGCTTGCGCCTCGGCATGTTCAAACGACAGCCCCTGCGTTTCCAGCACGCGCGCCGCCATGGCGCGGGTGAAATCCTCGCCCCCGAGAAAGCTTTCGCCGGACGAAGCCCGGACCTCGACGGCCCCCTCGAAAATCTCGACCACCGAGACGTCGAACGTACCGCCCCCCAGATCGAAGACCAGGATCAACTTATCCTCGGCCGCTTCGTGAAAGCCGTAGGCCAGGGCGGCCGCCGTGGGTTCGTTGACGATGCGCTCGACAACGAAGCCGGCCATTTCGCCAGCCGCGATCGTTGCCTTGCGCTGCTGATCGTTGAAATAGGCCGGGACCGTGATCACGGCGCGGCCGATCGTTTCGCCGAGCGCGGCCTCGGCATCTTGCTTCAAGGAACGGAGCACCAGGCTCGATAGCATTTCCGGCGTGAACTTGCGCCCGCCAAGTGTCGTGGACCAATCTGAGCCCATGAATCGCTTGAACAGTGATGCGCACCGGTTCGGCTCGGTCACTTGCAACTCAAACGCCGCTTGCCCGACCAGCAACACCCCGGCTTTATCGACGGCAACCACGGACGGGGTGAGCGGCTGGCCCAAGGCATTAGGGATAATGCGCGGACCATCGTCGGTCAGGTGGGCGGCCAGCGAGTTGGTCGTGCCCAGGTCGATTCCGAGGATCGTAGCCATCGAATTGCCCGCTAGGAGTGGAATGTGGGTCCTTCATCATGGCAGACACATGGGCACGATTCCAGTTCGGGGGCCGCGACGTTTCTGGGGGTTGGAGATTGTTGCGGCTCGGCGGCGTCGTTAAAATTTCTAACAGTGTTCGATCGTGCGACGGAGGTTGATTTCTGAGTCGCCGCCCGACCGGACGCCGCGTCCCAAAAGGCTGTAATTAACCAGCCACCCGCCCACAGCGCATCCCGCCTTCGAGGTTCGCATGCCCCGGCTTTGCATGATCAGCCGGCAACGAATGGTCGCGATTTTTTGCGCGGCCGTTTCGGTTTGCGTAAGCGCAGGCTCGTTGCTTTCAGCAGCGCAGGCCGATGACGCTGCCACTCGCGTCGATTTTGCAAGCGATGTTGCACCCCTGCTCGTGAAGAAGTGCCTGGGTTGCCACGCGGGGAACGATCCGGCTGGGGGACTGAATCTGACCGGCCGCGATAGCGTACTGTCCGGCGGTGAAAGTGGCGCTGCGATCGTGGCGGGTAAACCGGACGAAAGCCCGCTCTTGGATCGGGTGCGACGGGGCGAAATGCCGCCGCCGGAGAAAGGGGAGCATCTGACCGAGGCCGAAGTTTCGCGCCTGGCGTCGTGGATCGCCGACGGTGCGAATTGGCCTGCGGATCGCGGGCTCAGCCCTTATGAATATTCGACCGAGAAGCGCGCCGGGCTCGATTGGTGGTCGTTGCAGGCGCCGGTGTGGCCGGACGTGCCGGCACAGGCAATCGACTGGGGACGCAACGCGATCGATGCCTTTATCGCGCGCGGCTTGGTCACGGCAGGACTGGGGCCGACGCCCGAGGCTGACCGGCGGACGCTATTGCGTCGCGCGAAGTTCGACCTGCTAGGGCTGCCGCCGACGCCCGAGGAGGTCGACGAATTTCTGGCCGACGCGGCGCCCGATGCGTACGAACGATTGATCGATCGTCTGCTCACTTCGCCCCACTATGGCGAGCGGTGGGGCCGGCACTGGCTGGACGTCGTCCGCTTTGGCGAGACCGACGGCTACGAAACGAACAAGCCGCGGCGCACCGCGTGGCCCTATCGCGATTACGTGATCGATGCCTTGAACGATGACAAGCCGTTCGCACAGTTCATCCTCGAACAATTGGCCGGAGATCAACTGGGCGCGGACGCCGCGACCGGTTTTCTGGTCGGCGGTACGCACGACGTCGTCGGCATTCAGAACATCGAAGGGCAATTGCAGCAGCGGGCCAACGATCTGGACGACATCTTGTCTACGACCGCCACGACTTTCTTGGGAATGACGGCGGGCTGCGCGCGGTGCCACGATCACAAGTTCGATCCAATCACGCAACGCGACTATTACGCGTTGCAAGCGGTGTTCGCCGGAGTACGGCATGGCGAGCGCGATTTAAAACCCCCGGATTATGAACAACGGCAGCGCGAGGAACCCGATGTCCGGCGCGAATTGGCCACGATCGAGCGCCGCCTGGCCGACTTCGAGCCTTTAGCAATAGTGGCCGACGGAGCCGCGGCGCAACGGGCGCCGGTGCATACAAGCGCAAACGTCGATCGATTTGTTCCAGCGCCGGCGAAATTCGTGCGCTTCAGCGTGCAGGCCACCACCGGCGCGGAACCCTGCATTGACGAGCTAGAGATCTACACCGCCGAAGCGACCCCGCGCAATGTGGCGCTGGCTTCAGCCGGGGCGAAGGTAACGGCCTCGGGCGTTTATTCGGATGGGGCGTCGCCGCTGCACCGGCTCGAGCATGTTAACGACGGGCAGTACGGTAACGCCCGCAGTTGGATTTCTTCCGAGAACGGTGCCGGCTGGGTCATGGTTGAGTTGGCCGAGCCCGTGGAAATCGCACGCGTGGCCTGGGCGCGCGACCGCGAAGGGAAATTCGCCGACCGTCTGGCGACGAAGTATCGCATCGAATTGGCGCTACGGCCTGAGCAGTGGCAGACCGTGGCGACGAGCGACGATCGCCGGCCGTACGTTGCTGACGCGAAACCCCCATCGCTATCGCCCGAAACTGTGCCCGCCGCGCAGGCCGAGGAATTCAAAACTCTATTGGCCGATCGCGACCGGTGGCTGGCGCATCTGCCCAATGCAGGCACTCGCAAGATTTACGCCGGCACCTTCGAGCAGCCGAAGAGTACGCATCGGCTGCATCGCGGCGATCCGATGCAGCCGCGCGAAGAAGTCTCGCCCGGCGCGATTGTGGCGCTTGGTAATCCTCTGTCACTGGCCGCCGATACGCCGGAGCATGAACGTCGGTTGGCACTAGGACGGTGGCTCGCCGATCCGCGGAATCCTCTGGTCGCGCGTGTCTTGGTCAATCGGTTGTGGCATTACCATTTCGGCCAAGGGCTGGTAAGCACGCCGAGTAATTTTGGATTTCATGGAGGGCATCCCTCGCACCCCGAACTGCTGGACTGGCTGGCGAGCGAATTTCTCGCGCGCGGCGGCAGTCTGAAAGCGATGCATCGGCTGATCCTATGCTCGGCAACGTATCGTCAAGCCAGCACGACTAGCGCGACGGCGTCGACCATCGACGCGGACACAAGGATGTTATGGCGCTACCGACCGCGCCGGCTCGAGGCCGAGCCGATTCGCGATGCCATCCTGGCCGTTAGTGGCAATCTCGACTTGCGCCGCGGTGGGTTGGGATACGATCCTTTTGAGCCGGACGACAGTTATGTACACATTTATGTGCCGCGGCAGTCATTCGGACC
This genomic stretch from Pirellulales bacterium harbors:
- a CDS encoding J domain-containing protein yields the protein MKPLPEDMREWPRDPRQLLGVKPGADAREVKRAYVRLIKIYKPEHYPKEFRRLRDAYEALQRLATGQNWIIDQGHVSISFDVPPTAQITVTSTPNNDSAPTDPGPVAPTSERIIPADPFESAWKEALAGNVDSAYADISRRVLAGDQPEEAYLRLYWLAFTYPQASPARTALDWLTQGLRVHGLSSRLGAIFRQRLQASPQEALLEPVEQLVLALSDPRDIADLLDCRWRACQRLGHGQTTRPSLCVETMTRDIESSAARILAVDELIWANLLFRAIEHAAWDKREPHADFVQTLSRQLNGAHHLHSRLETTFDESERLLRDARTWRGLYRIKSSPWTSSIAPHILDFVQASVLFPAAELEQDARQLAARIVESPNSALKVLDALATASPLLAARVSNTLYQVGCHCDLPELDTSRSGLAMVARNFVYESPWYKYQKFRHALLSFCCEEAIAPSDIAELIDEDPELVTGSRRRLSNAISADRTLECVYLAHRIFGEV
- a CDS encoding Gfo/Idh/MocA family oxidoreductase, with product MSSSTRRTFLKQSLVAAGGMSTFAMAGRRSAARDLGPNDTIRIAIAGLNGRGREHVKQFSNMKGVEIVYLVDPDERAFGTRIPGSPIPVDTIKEKTGVTPKLVKDIREVLDDPNVDAITIAAPNHWHSLMTIWGCQAGKDVYVEKPVSHNIHEGRIAVETARKHNRIVQHGTQSRSSNGWAGAVDFIKSGAAGKLLVSRGLCYKGRGSIKTQQPSDPPPQLDFNLWLGPAPQQAYHKNLVPYNWHWFWDTGNGDIGNQGVHQMDIARWGIPGATLPKSVVSLGGRFGYEDQGQTPNSQISVMDFGDTQLIFEVRGLRTPDFHGEKVGNFFHCEGGLVTEGKFYPKDSTEAQPIASAPRGPGGGHFQNFIEAVRSRQQSDLNADILEGHYSSALCHLANMSYRLGEETPFVPQTKSFGDNAEAYETLARMEEYLGKTNSIPLEGLKYRLGRKLTVDGPNETITGDEDAVALLTRNYRAPFTVPDKVA
- a CDS encoding glycosyltransferase family 4 protein, whose amino-acid sequence is MRICFYTETALPKLGGQELVIDALARQFLALGHEPLVLAPPPKRRRVAAHDAQLPYPVLRHPRFVSTRYFVEWYATFLRRAFRRHAFDVLHCHSIYPCAYLASLCRDEFGVPLVITSHGGDVHAAGRRLAKPGIPARYERSLAAADALISISKFTTAGYQRLCPTATTIEAIPNGVDLAPFAQTLARPEQLSSAIPAGEYILFLGRLNRRKGVDVLVDALAQLPPHLSTPLVIAGDGDERTALAAQCAQLGLAGRVHFVGAVSGAAKVWLLQNCRFTVIPSRTWEAFPLVVLESFAAGKPVVGTMIPGLADLVTPDQTGLLVPPESPTALAAALAELLSDESVTHGYGRNAAQIVQEFDWRHIARQHLDLYSRLRGGGVSESRSIKSVPQAMARQSTIMPSRSDAEFARR
- the csrA gene encoding carbon storage regulator CsrA, translated to MLVLTRKTGQAIRIGETVTITVVQLSRHRVRIGIDAPDAVTVHRGEIFERIQQSLLSDGITVEMSTAKSSAR
- a CDS encoding molecular chaperone HscC; this encodes MATILGIDLGTTNSLAAHLTDDGPRIIPNALGQPLTPSVVAVDKAGVLLVGQAAFELQVTEPNRCASLFKRFMGSDWSTTLGGRKFTPEMLSSLVLRSLKQDAEAALGETIGRAVITVPAYFNDQQRKATIAAGEMAGFVVERIVNEPTAAALAYGFHEAAEDKLILVFDLGGGTFDVSVVEIFEGAVEVRASSGESFLGGEDFTRAMAARVLETQGLSFEHAEAQAPRLVSRIIQQCEIAKRRMSRDETAEVRICTRDGEFGPDAPQVTLRRPDFEQWTQSLLARVELPIRRALGDAKLGRNDIDQVILVGGATRMPAVVELVRRMFNKEPRQKLNPDEVVALGAAVQAGLIAQHRGVADLVVTDVCPFSLGIETSKQFGRERRDGYFAPIIDRNTTIPVSEVKRFSTLDANQTQLKVKVYQGESRRVAGNLLLGEFMVSEIPRGPAGSEYVDVRFTYDLNGVLEVEATVVSTKQRMRRLITKHAKGLSAAQIEAAARDMAKLKTSPREEATNRFLLQRAERVYRELPLAEREFLTGLLDGFEGALDVKDAQAIERFRVALVEFLDVHDGGQEDAAEDADA